Part of the Sphingobium sp. TKS genome is shown below.
TTACCAAGCGGCTGGCGATGTTGCACTTCACGCCGTTCACATAGATGTGGCCGTGCGAAACGATCTGGCGGGCCGAGAAGATGGTGGGCGCGAACTTGGCGCGGTAGACCACGGCGTCCAGGCGGCGCTCGAGCAGGCCGATCAGGTTCTGGCCGGTGTCACCCTTCATGCGGGCGGCTTCGATATAGCTCTTCTTGAACTGCTTTTCGGTGATGTCGCCGTAATAGCCCTTCAGCTTCTGCTTGGCGCGGAGTTGGATGCCATAGTCGGACATCTTGCCCTTGCGGCGCTGGCCGTGCTGGCCGGGGCCATATTCACGCTTGTTGACCGGGCTCTTGGGGCGACCCCAGATATTCTCGCCCATGCGGCGGTCGAGTTTATACTTGGCGCTGGAACGCTTCGACATGATATTTCCTTACAACTGCTAACAACGTTATGCCCGGTATCGCCTACGATCCATATTTCAGGGGCAGGGCCACCGCTTCACCGGGATGCGGGACCAATCGCGAAGCGGCGCCTATGGAGAAGGGATGGGAGCCTGTCAACCCCGAACGTCAACCCTCGACAGGCCCGGTTTCCGGGCTTAGTTCCACCACCCATGAATCCTGAAAGCTACACGACCATGGCCGAAGTCCGCGCAGGCGTGGACGAAATCGACCGCCAGCTTGTCGCGCTGCTCGACCAGCGCTTTGCCCATATGCGCGCCGCTGCCCGGATCAAGCCGGATCGGGGGGCTGTTCGCGATGAGCCTCGCAAAGCTGAAGTCATCGCAAATGTGTGCGCTGAAGCGGAGCGCCTGGGCGTCCCTTCCGATGTGGTCGGGGAGTTGTGGGACAAGTTGGTCGAAGCCTCGATCGCCTATGAGATGAACGAGTTCGATCGCCTCCGGTCCTCTTAGTCCGTCATTTCCCGCGCAGGCAGGGATGACGGAGGTTCAGCGCGCCCGTGGATTGCCCAACGCCGACAGCACGCCGCGAAGGGTCCGCACTTCCAGATGGTTCCAACCCGGCTTAGTCAGCAGGTTCCGCAAAGTCCGCTTGGTTGCGGGCGCCCGATCCGGCGGAAAGAAATAGCCCGCGCCTTCGAGCAGCGTCTCGAACTGGTCGATCATCCCCTCCAGTTCCGCTTGCGGAGCCGGTTCGCCTAGATCGACCACGGTCGGCTGCTCCAGCCCAGCCTGCTTCGACCATTCATAGGCGCACAGGATCACCGCCTGCGCCAGATTGAGCGACCCGAACTCCGGATTGATCGGTACGGTCAGGATTTTCCGCGCCAGCGCCACATCTTCGGTCTCCAGCCCCGACCGCTCTGGCCCGAACACATAGGCAGAGCGCCCCGCTGCCTCATGGATTTCCCGTGCAGCCTCTTCCGGCGTCACAACCGGCTTGGTCACGCCCCGCTTGCGCACGGTGGTCGCATAGACATGGGCGCAGTCGGACACTGCATCAGCCAGCGTCTCGAAAACCTTGGCCTTGTCCAGCACCACATCCGCGCCAGCCGCAGACGGTCCGGCATCCGGATTGGGCCAGCCATCACGTGGGCTGACCAGCCGCATCTCGGTCAGCCCGAAATTGAGCATGGCACGCGCCGCCTTGCCGATATTCTCGCCAAGCTGCGGCCGAACTAGAACGATGACGGGGGAGGGGGATTGTACTTGTTCCATAGTTCC
Proteins encoded:
- the rpsD gene encoding 30S ribosomal protein S4 is translated as MSKRSSAKYKLDRRMGENIWGRPKSPVNKREYGPGQHGQRRKGKMSDYGIQLRAKQKLKGYYGDITEKQFKKSYIEAARMKGDTGQNLIGLLERRLDAVVYRAKFAPTIFSARQIVSHGHIYVNGVKCNIASRLVKPGDEITLGKKAQEMALVLEAQGLPERDIPDYVSPDGAAKVTYVRVPSLDEVPYPVKMEPNLVVEFYSR
- a CDS encoding TrmJ/YjtD family RNA methyltransferase, which gives rise to MTFHAYMLRCSDGSYYLGHTDNLEYRVAQHQAGEVEGYTQKRRPVSLVWQQDFGTRNEALSAEQQIKGWSRKKKEALIAGDWNEIRLLARKSFDTGLRQAQPLLRTNGTMEQVQSPSPVIVLVRPQLGENIGKAARAMLNFGLTEMRLVSPRDGWPNPDAGPSAAGADVVLDKAKVFETLADAVSDCAHVYATTVRKRGVTKPVVTPEEAAREIHEAAGRSAYVFGPERSGLETEDVALARKILTVPINPEFGSLNLAQAVILCAYEWSKQAGLEQPTVVDLGEPAPQAELEGMIDQFETLLEGAGYFFPPDRAPATKRTLRNLLTKPGWNHLEVRTLRGVLSALGNPRAR
- a CDS encoding chorismate mutase, coding for MNPESYTTMAEVRAGVDEIDRQLVALLDQRFAHMRAAARIKPDRGAVRDEPRKAEVIANVCAEAERLGVPSDVVGELWDKLVEASIAYEMNEFDRLRSS